From one Trifolium pratense cultivar HEN17-A07 linkage group LG1, ARS_RC_1.1, whole genome shotgun sequence genomic stretch:
- the LOC123903239 gene encoding F-box/kelch-repeat protein At1g57790-like has protein sequence MSGRKRRKLKLLSDTIANSRRGATEVKNDNLELQTWSDLPAELLQIIMSQLPLDDNVRASVVCKSWYSVANAVRVVNQSPWLMYFPKFGQWYEFYDPVQRKTYSIEFPELNGSRVCYTKDGWLLLYRPRTDRVFFFNPFTRETIKMPRFEMTYQIVAFSCAPTSPNCVLFTVKHVSPTVVAISTCHPGATEWTTVNYQNRLPFVSSIWNKLVFCNGLFYCLSLTGWLGVFDPSERTWSVLSVPPPKCPENFFAKNWWKGKFMTEQEGDVIVIYTCSSENPIIFKLDQALMEWEELKTLDGATLFASFLSSHSRIDLPGMMRNSIYFSKVRFYGKRCISFSLDDYRYYPRKQWHDWGEQDPFESIWIEPPKDFSGFT, from the exons ATGTCGGGGAGAAAGAGGAGGAAGTTGAAATT GTTGAGTGATACAATTGCTAACAGCAGAAGAGGAGCAACAGAGGTGAAAAATGATAATTTGGAGCTGCAAACATGGTCTGATCTCCCCGCTGAACTCTTACAAATAATCATGTCTCAATTACCCCTAGACGACAATGTCCGTGCTTCTGTTGTTTGCAAGAGTTGGTATTCTGTTGCTAATGCTGTACGCGTGGTGAATCAATCACCATGGTTAATGTATTTTCCAAAATTTGGTCAGTGGTATGAGTTCTATGACCCTGTGCAGCGGAAGACATATTCTATTGAGTTTCCAGAGTTGAATGGATCTAGAGTTTGTTATACAAAAGATGGTTGGTTACTGCTATACCGGCCAAGAACTGACCGGGTGTTCTTCTTTAACCCCTTCACTCGGGAGACCATCAAAATGCCAAGATTTGAGATGACATACCAGATAGTTGCTTTTTCTTGTGCTCCAACATCACCTAACTGTGTTCTGTTCACTGTTAAGCATGTTAGTCCTACTGTTGTGGCCATTAGCACATGTCACCCTGGGGCAACCGAGTGGACCACTGTTAATTACCAAAACCGCTTGCCCTTTGTCAGTAGCATATGGAATAAACTTGTGTTTTGTAATGGACTCTTTTATTGCCTGAGTTTAACAGGTTGGCTAGGGGTGTTTGATCCATCTGAACGCACTTGGAGTGTTCTATCGGTACCTCCACCCAAATGCCCTGAGAATTTTTTCGCCAAAAATTGGTGGAAGGGGAAATTTATGACCGAGCAAGAGGGAGATGTAATAGTAATATATACTTGTTCTAGTGAAAACCCTATTATTTTCAAGTTAGACCAGGCATTAATGGAATGGGAAGAGCTAAAAACACTAGATGGAGCAACTCTTTTTGCTAGTTTCTTGTCTTCCCATTCAAGGATCGACCTCCCTGGAATGATGAGGAACAGTATCTACTTCTCTAAAGTTCGTTTTTATGGAAAGCGTTGCATATCATTCTCTCTTGATGACTATCGATACTATCCTCGTAAGCAGTGGCATGACTGGGGTGAACAAGACCCTTTCGAAAGCATATGGATTGAACCACCAAAGGACTTCTCCGGATTCACTTGA